A window from Ictalurus furcatus strain D&B chromosome 16, Billie_1.0, whole genome shotgun sequence encodes these proteins:
- the map3k7cl gene encoding MAP3K7 C-terminal-like protein gives MITSARRITSDKPEVQISFSLDESSELTDAEDQFPSFPDLEQRLQPVLPCQSLKESVQVYRDHCRMAKEFHQVKTEIALLEDRKRELIADLAEDEKVTLEIARLEEEFRLLTEENRTLVTMYTERTQQLANLRIVNQKRQGSS, from the exons ATGATCACCTCAGCAAGACGAATCACCTCAGACAAACCTGAAGTTCAAATCTCCTTCAGCCTTGATGAGTCCTCAG AGCTGACCGATGCAGAGGATCAATTTCCATCTTTCCCTGACCTTGAGCAACGCCTGCAG CCAGTGTTGCCATGTCAGTCTCTAAAGGAGTCTGTCCAAGTCTACAGAGACCATTGCAGAATGGCAAAAGAGTTTCACCAGGTTAAAACAGAAATCGCTCTGCTGGAAGACAGAAA AAGGGAGCTGATAGCTGACCTGGCTGAGGACGAGAAGGTGACATTGGAGATTGCTCGACTGGAGGAAGAGTTCCGCCTTTTGACGGAGGAGAACCGTACTCTCGTCACCATGTACACGGAGCGCACTCAGCAGCTTGCAAATTTACGCATAGTCAATCAGAAGAGGCAGGGTTCCTCATGA
- the cct8 gene encoding T-complex protein 1 subunit theta isoform X2 — MALHVPKAPGFAQMLKDGAKHYSGLEEAVYRNIQACKELAHTTRTAYGPNGMNKMVINHLEKLLVTNDAATILRELEVQHPAAKMIVMASHMQEQEVGDGTNFVLVFAGALLEMAEELLRMGLSVSEVIEGYEMACKKALEILPDCVCASAKNLHDVIEAKAMIRTAVMSKQYGNEDFLADLIAQACVSIFPESGNFNVDNVRVCKILGCGLHASSMLHGMVFKKETEGDLTSVKDAKIVVFSCPFDCMVTETKGTVLIKNAEELMNFSKGEENLMEAQVKAIANAGANVVVTGGKVADMALHYANKYQLMVVRLNSKWDLRRLCKTVGAVALPRMTVPTPEEMGHCSSVYLTEVGDTQVVVFKHEKEEGAISTLLIRGSTDNLMDDIERAIDDGVNTFKVLVRDNRLCPGAGATEIELAKQIMSYGESCPGLEQYSIKKFAEAFEVVPRALAENSGVKGNELISKLYAVQHEGNKNMGFDIEGEGPAVKDVNEAGILDPYLVKYWGIKLATNAAITVLRVDQIIMAKPAGGPKAPQEKKDWDEDD; from the exons ATGGCCCTTCACGTTCCTAAAGCACCGGGCTTTGCCCAAATGTTAAAGGATGGTGCGAAG CATTATTCAGGTCTAGAGGAGGCAGTTTACAGAAATATCCAGGCATGCAAAGAACTGGCACACACTACAAGAACTGCATACGGACCCAATG GCATGAACAAAATGGTCATCAACCATTTAGAGAAACTCCTGGTAACcaatgatgctgccaccattcTGAGAGAGCTTGAG GTCCAGCACCCAGCTGCTAAGATGATTGTTATGGCATCTCACATGCAGGAGCAGGAAGTAGGGGATGGGACCAACTTTGTCCTGGTGTTTGCTGGTGCTCTACTAGAGATGGCAGAGGAGCTGCTCCGAATGGGGCTCTCTGTATCAGAG GTCATTGAGGGCTATGAGATGGCCTGTAAGAAGGCTTTGGAAATTCTACCAGACTGCGTTTGCGCCTCTGCCAAGAACCTGCACGACGTGATTGAGGCCAAAGCCATGATCCGCACAGCCGTGATGAGCAAACAGTATGGAAATGAAGACTTTCTCGCCGACCTTATCGCACAAGCCTGTG tATCGATCTTCCCTGAGTCCGGTAATTTCAATGTTGATAATGTGAGAGTGTGCAAGATTTTG GGTTGTGGACTGCATGCCTCATCGATGCTGCATGGTATGGTCTTTAAGAAGGAAACTGAAGGAGACCTCACATCAGTTAAAGATGCGAAGATAGTTGTGTTTTCCTGTCCGTTTGACTGCATGGTTACTGAGACCAAG GGCACAGTGCTGATAAAGAATGCTGAGGAGCTGATGAACTTCAGCAAAGGTGAGGAGAACCTGATGGAGGCCCAGGTGAAGGCTATTGCTAATGCTGGAGCTAACGTGGTCGTAACTGGGGGCAAAGTGGCAGACATGGCATTACATTACGCCAACAAGTATCAGCTCATGGTAGTCCG GCTCAACTCCAAATGGGACCTTAGAAGATTATGCAAAACTGTTGGTGCTGTAGCACTGCCCAGAATG ACTGTTCCTACTCCAGAGGAAATGGGACACTGTAGCAGTGTTTACCTGACTGAAGTCGGAGACACCCAGGTCGTTGTGTTCAAACATG AGAAAGAAGAGGGAGCCATTTCTACCTTGCTGATTAGAGGCTCCACAGACAACCTGATGGATGACATTGAGCGAGCCATTGATGATGGAGTAAACACATTTAAGGTTCTTGTCAGG GACAATCGTCTGTGTCCTGGTGCTGGTGCTACAGAAATTGAACTGGCTAAACAGATAATGTCCTATGGAGAG TCTTGCCCAGGTCTGGAGCAGTACTccattaagaaatttgctgaGGCTTTTGAGGTTGTACCACGTGCTTTGGCAGAAAACTCTGGCGTGAAGGGTAACGAGCTGATCTCCAAACTGTATGCTGTTCAACACGAGGGCAACAAGAACATGGGCTTTGATATTGAG GGTGAAGGGCCTGCAGTGAAGGACGTGAATGAGGCAGGCATTCTGGATCCCTACCTGGTCAAATACTGGGGCATCAAATTGGCTACAAATGCTGCCATCACTGTCCTCCGGGTTGATCAG ATTATCATGGCCAAACCAGCAGGAGGACCCAAAGCTCCACAAGAAAAGAAGGACTGGGACGAGGATGATTAA
- the cct8 gene encoding T-complex protein 1 subunit theta isoform X1, protein MALHVPKAPGFAQMLKDGAKHYSGLEEAVYRNIQACKELAHTTRTAYGPNGMNKMVINHLEKLLVTNDAATILRELEVQHPAAKMIVMASHMQEQEVGDGTNFVLVFAGALLEMAEELLRMGLSVSEVIEGYEMACKKALEILPDCVCASAKNLHDVIEAKAMIRTAVMSKQYGNEDFLADLIAQACVSIFPESGNFNVDNVRVCKILGCGLHASSMLHGMVFKKETEGDLTSVKDAKIVVFSCPFDCMVTETKGTVLIKNAEELMNFSKGEENLMEAQVKAIANAGANVVVTGGKVADMALHYANKYQLMVVRLNSKWDLRRLCKTVGAVALPRMTVPTPEEMGHCSSVYLTEVGDTQVVVFKHEKEEGAISTLLIRGSTDNLMDDIERAIDDGVNTFKVLVRDNRLCPGAGATEIELAKQIMSYGESCPGLEQYSIKKFAEAFEVVPRALAENSGVKGNELISKLYAVQHEGNKNMGFDIEGEGPAVKDVNEAGILDPYLVKYWGIKLATNAAITVLRVDQIIMAKPAGGPKAPKQQGHWDKDEWDEVPDKFDTHH, encoded by the exons ATGGCCCTTCACGTTCCTAAAGCACCGGGCTTTGCCCAAATGTTAAAGGATGGTGCGAAG CATTATTCAGGTCTAGAGGAGGCAGTTTACAGAAATATCCAGGCATGCAAAGAACTGGCACACACTACAAGAACTGCATACGGACCCAATG GCATGAACAAAATGGTCATCAACCATTTAGAGAAACTCCTGGTAACcaatgatgctgccaccattcTGAGAGAGCTTGAG GTCCAGCACCCAGCTGCTAAGATGATTGTTATGGCATCTCACATGCAGGAGCAGGAAGTAGGGGATGGGACCAACTTTGTCCTGGTGTTTGCTGGTGCTCTACTAGAGATGGCAGAGGAGCTGCTCCGAATGGGGCTCTCTGTATCAGAG GTCATTGAGGGCTATGAGATGGCCTGTAAGAAGGCTTTGGAAATTCTACCAGACTGCGTTTGCGCCTCTGCCAAGAACCTGCACGACGTGATTGAGGCCAAAGCCATGATCCGCACAGCCGTGATGAGCAAACAGTATGGAAATGAAGACTTTCTCGCCGACCTTATCGCACAAGCCTGTG tATCGATCTTCCCTGAGTCCGGTAATTTCAATGTTGATAATGTGAGAGTGTGCAAGATTTTG GGTTGTGGACTGCATGCCTCATCGATGCTGCATGGTATGGTCTTTAAGAAGGAAACTGAAGGAGACCTCACATCAGTTAAAGATGCGAAGATAGTTGTGTTTTCCTGTCCGTTTGACTGCATGGTTACTGAGACCAAG GGCACAGTGCTGATAAAGAATGCTGAGGAGCTGATGAACTTCAGCAAAGGTGAGGAGAACCTGATGGAGGCCCAGGTGAAGGCTATTGCTAATGCTGGAGCTAACGTGGTCGTAACTGGGGGCAAAGTGGCAGACATGGCATTACATTACGCCAACAAGTATCAGCTCATGGTAGTCCG GCTCAACTCCAAATGGGACCTTAGAAGATTATGCAAAACTGTTGGTGCTGTAGCACTGCCCAGAATG ACTGTTCCTACTCCAGAGGAAATGGGACACTGTAGCAGTGTTTACCTGACTGAAGTCGGAGACACCCAGGTCGTTGTGTTCAAACATG AGAAAGAAGAGGGAGCCATTTCTACCTTGCTGATTAGAGGCTCCACAGACAACCTGATGGATGACATTGAGCGAGCCATTGATGATGGAGTAAACACATTTAAGGTTCTTGTCAGG GACAATCGTCTGTGTCCTGGTGCTGGTGCTACAGAAATTGAACTGGCTAAACAGATAATGTCCTATGGAGAG TCTTGCCCAGGTCTGGAGCAGTACTccattaagaaatttgctgaGGCTTTTGAGGTTGTACCACGTGCTTTGGCAGAAAACTCTGGCGTGAAGGGTAACGAGCTGATCTCCAAACTGTATGCTGTTCAACACGAGGGCAACAAGAACATGGGCTTTGATATTGAG GGTGAAGGGCCTGCAGTGAAGGACGTGAATGAGGCAGGCATTCTGGATCCCTACCTGGTCAAATACTGGGGCATCAAATTGGCTACAAATGCTGCCATCACTGTCCTCCGGGTTGATCAG ATCATAATGGCGAAACCAGCTGGGGGCCCCAAAGCTCCCAAACAGCAAGGCCACTGGGACAAAGATGAATGGGATGAAGTGCCTGATAAATTTGACACTCATCATTGA